From Strix aluco isolate bStrAlu1 chromosome 33, bStrAlu1.hap1, whole genome shotgun sequence:
gcactttttgcATGAGCagaagtgggttgttataacttggTACAACACCCACTAGCACAAGGGTTATCAGTTATCAGATATACAGGAGTCATCTACAGGTAAccctggcttgggccggttgtccaagcctgaGCACTTCACCCCTCTGCAGAGATGCTTGCTGCGGAGGaaggcatcctcctcctcctcctcctcctcatcctcctccaggCTGAGACTGGGGGTGGCTCCCGCTGTCCCCTCGCCTCTTGCTGCGCGGTCGAGCCCTCAGAGCCTCGAATCCACAAGGGTGCAGATCCCGGTCTGGTACTGGGAGCCCAGTTTGATACCGGGAGCCAGGAGAACCCCACCCTGCGcagcccacagctccccagtTCAGGTGTCCCACCCAGCTGGGACTTTTCTCCCAGCACCCGGCTTTGTTTttccctgctctgctcttcccctTTGGGACAGGCTCATTAACCTTTGCCTAAACGAACTGTGTCcgtcctcccctcctctccctcctccccaggccGATGACACCGAGGGGAGGAGGGACCAGCGCCTGGCCCGGAGCTTTGCCCCAGGCAGGAGCAAAACCTGGCTCCCAACAGCGTTTTGGGGGGCAGACGGAGCCCCCCGGGCGCAAGCTGGGGCCGAGGcactgccagcagccccccagaCCCTTCCCCGTGACCCCCCCGAGCGGGACTGGGCCTGGCCAAAGGCTTCTTGGTGCAAGGCCGGATCCTGCTCCCTGTATTTTGGTACCTTGAAACCCCCCGGTGgcacccggggctgggggggaaaggctgagccccctcccctctcccccccttcaTCATCCTTGTCCCTGGGGCTCAGTTTCCATCCCCTCCCCGCGTCCCCTCTGTGTGAGCCGTGTCCCCGTCACCACCaggcatttcattttcatttttttttattttcttccctttttttgtttgttttttttttgtttgttttgtttcttcttttgtttcttctttttttttttttttcttttgttctgttcgTGCTTTTGTGTTCCCGTCCGTCTCCCGTCCCACGTCCTGCTCAAAAAGACCATCGTACGGGGCAGCAAAGCCGCCAAGGACGGCTCCCTGACCTGGCTGCTGGACGAGTTTGAGAACATGTCCGTGTCCCGTTCCAATTCTCTGCGCAGGGACAGcccccccttcccgccccgccgcgacCACCTCTACCAGGAGAACGGCCTCTCCGAGGGCCCGGCCGCTGTCCGGCCACACGACGAAGCCGGCAGGAGCAAAGAGAAGAACCGTCACGGGGCCCGGAGCGAGTTAGAGCCGGGCAAGGAGAAACCGCGGGAGAGGGAGGACCAACGCgcccaccaccagcagcaccagcaccaccagcaccaccgCGGGCAGGACTCCGGCCCCAAACCTGCTCTCCCCTCCGGCGGCCGCCTGCCCCCCCCCGAATACCCCAAACCCGCTCCCCCCTCcagcggccgcccgcccccccccgaaTACCCCAAACCCGCTCCCCCTTctggcggccgcccgcccccccccgaaTACCCCAAACCCGTCGCCGAACGGGACGGCTGGCGGGAATACCCCGCCGACAGGGACTACAGCGAACCGGCCGACCACGTGGTGCGGCGGGAACGCCCCGAATCCTCCGACAAACGCCCTAAATCCACTTACGCCGCCGAGACCAGCCTGCAATCCCCCCGGGACAAACGCCCGCTCTCCGGGCCCAATATCCGGACTCCCAACATCCCCGTCTCCGAAGGGGTGATGAAGACGGCTCAGCAGACGGGACGGCCTTTTAATACCTACCCGCGGGCTGAGACCGACCCCGGCAGGGGCGCGGGTTCACAGGTAAAGgtttcccccccccttccctgctccgACCAGATCCGCTTGGCAGCGACCTCTCCTTCCCCGGGGGGAGCTTTTCCTCGCTCTGCCTCTCCTCCGCCTCCCAGAAAAGCGGCTTCTCTCCTCCGCTTCCCGAGCAAGCGCCAGCTCCCGCGTTCCGATGGTGACCGGCGCGTGCCGAAGACCGTCGGCCCCGCTCTGCGCTTTCCTCCCCGGTGCCTCCGAAGCGGCCACCGGCTCCTCTCCCCCTTCCAGCTCAAACCTTTTTCCTTCCGCAGCGTCTGGCCCCACCGGCACCGCGGGGGTCAGCGCCTGGTGTTTTGGGGATGGCAGCAAAATCCCAGCCCCATCCTTTGCCTCCAAAGTGGCCGCTGGCTCCTCTCCCCCTTCCAGCTCAaacctttttccttctgcagcGCCCGGTGTTTTTTAGGGATGGTGGCAAAATCCTGGCTCCGACCGCGCGGGTTTTGGTAGCCAACATCCCTCTCCTCCCCGTCTCCTTGCAGGCAGAGCACCGGCCGGGACGACCGCAGGAGGTGGCTTCCAACGGGCCGGtgagcggcggcagcggcggcgccggTTCTTCCCGCACCCACCCAACGGGGCCGCTGCGCTCCAAAAACCCCGAACCGCCGCATCCCGGCCTCACCCCGCACGCCTCGGACCCCCACCTCGCTCGCcagcctccccccggcccccctgcACCGCCGGCGGGGCCGCAGCAGCCGCGGTCGCCCCAACGCGAACCCCAACGCGTCTCCCACGAGCAATTCCGGGCGGCTTTGCAGATGGTGGTGGATCCCGGCGATCCCCGCACCTATTTagataatttcattaaaatcGGCGAAGGCTCCACCGGCATCGTCTGCATCGCCACCGTTAAGAGCACCGGTAAATTAGTGGCCGTGAAAAAGATGGATTTACGCAAGCAGCAGCGGCGCGAGCTGCTCTTTAACGAGGTGAGGCCAAACGGGCCCGcgccggcgggaggggggggacaTCCCACGTGCCaccacggcggcggcggcgctttCACGCGCCGTCTCCCCTCGCAGGTGGTGATCATGCGCGATTACCAACACGAAAACGTGGTGGAGATGTACAACAGCTACTTGGTGGGCGACGAGCTCTGGGTGGTGATGGAATTCCTGGAAGGCGGCGCTTTGACCGATATCGTCACCCACACCAGGTACGGGCGTCGCCGCGGGGGGGGATTTTCCCATTTTCCCCTCGCACACGGGTGCCCGGCGCACCCGTTGTCTCACCTCCTGCTGTTAAAGGATTTCCCAGGCCGCGGGTACCTCTGGGCTGggtttattaacaactcagagctgGGCCAGCACCTCAGCGAGTGGCCACAGCTcccaaaaagcgccctctctagaTGTGATTCTACACAACACACAATACAAAGATTTTTTTGGTGATTTCCCgagaactttcagctctcaattcatcatcagtttgaaaagtccattatattccatATTTCCAGCTAGTTCTCATCGTTCTGTTCCAATTCTGACGCCGCTGCTCGCTGGTGCAGTCTTCGCTCATCGTggttacttattttttttaaaccgtCTTCATCATAactcacttttagacttctgagaaaaaacTCAGAATGTTTTATGTAACGTATACTTAATCTAGGTGTAGCTTTTCATCACCCAGCCTTTCCAAATTGCTTGCTTCTTTTGTTCTGTCTAAAAtataagattaatttttagtaaTTCAGCTTACCTGGGTTTTAAGCCAGCCCTAACGAGGGCTGTACGGGGGGCAAACGAGCAATATTTGTcggtattgttcctagagcacctgcgCTCtgttaattaaacctataaaccactatctatttattaattactCCTGCTGCTAgcaatatcctaagagaaaagagttttttaaagctccttcctTTTACACCCACCTTTTCGGCCGCCTCGTAGGATGAACGAGGAGCAAATCGCCGCCGTCTGCTTGGCCGTGCTCAAGGCTCTCTCCGTCCTCCACGCCCAGGGCGTCATCCACCGCGACATCAAGAGCGACTCCATCCTCCTCACGCACGACGGCAGGGTaagcgccgcggcggcggcggcctcccGGATGGCCAGAACGCAGTCACCTTCCCCGcccttttttgggtttttttttttttttaggtgaaacTCTCCGATTTTGGGTTTTGCGCCCAAGTCAACAAGGAGGTGCCGCGGCGGAAGTCCTTGGTGGGGACCCCGTATTGGATGGCGCCGGAGCTCATCTCCCGCCTGCCCTACGGCCCGGAGGTGAGCCCCACGCGGGTTTGGGGGGGCTGCGGGACAGGTTTGGGGAGCgtgggggtgcagggtgggtttGGGTGTGCGTGGGGCAGGTTTGGAGAtgtttggggggttgggggtgggttttgggggcgTGTGGGACGGGTTTGGGGATGTTTGGGGGTTGTGGAGtaggtttgggggtgcagggtgggtttGGGGATGTGTGGGGCGGGTTTGGAGAtgtttggggggttgggggtgggttttggggtgtgtGGGACGGGTTTGAGGGCGCAGGGGGTGTTTGGGGTCACAGGGGGGGGGTTGGGGATGTGTGGGGTGGGTTTGGAGATGTTTGGGGGTTGTGGAGtaggtttgggggtgcagggagggttTGGGGATGTGTGGGGCGGGTTTGGAGAtgtttggggggttgggggtgggtttgggggcgTGTGGGACGGGTTTGGGGATGTTTGGGGGTTGTGGAgcgggtttgggggtgcagggtgggtttGGGGATGTGTGGGCCTGGTTTGAGGGCGCAGGGGGTGTTTGGGGTCACAGGGGGGGGGTTGGGGATGTGTGGGGTGGGTTTGGAGATGTTTGGGGGTTGTGGAGtaggtttgggggtgcagggtgggtttgggggtgtgTGGGCCTGGTTTGAGGGCGCAGGGGGGGGTTGGGGATGTGTGGGGTGGGTTTGGAGATGTTTGGGGGTTGTGGAgcgggtttgggggtgcagggagggttTGGGGATGTGTGGGGCGGGTTTGGAGAtgtttggggggttgggggtgggttttggggtgtgtGGGACGGGTTTGAGGGCGCAGGGGGTGTTTGGGGTCACAGGGGGGGGGTTGGGGATGTGTGGGGTGGGTTTGGAGATGTTTGGGGGTCGTGGAGtaggtttgggggtgcagggtgggtttgggggtgtgTGGGCCTGGTTTGAGGGCGCAGGGGGGGGTTGGGGATGTGTGGGGTGGGTTTGGAGATGTTTGGGGGTTGTGGAGtaggtttgggggtgcagggtgggtttGGGGATGTGTGGGGCGGGTTTGGAGAtgtttggggggttgggggtgggttttgggggcgTGTGGGACAGGTTTGGGGATGTTTGGGGGTTGTGGagtgggtttgggggtgcagggtgggtttGGGGATGTGTGGGGCGGGTTTGGAGAtgtttggggggttgggggtgggtttgggggcgTGTGGGACGGGTTTGGGGATGTTTGGGGGTTGTGGAgcgggtttgggggtgcagggtgggtttgggggtgtgTGGGCCTGGTTTGAGGGCGCAGGGGGGGGTTGGGGATGTGTGGGGTGGGTTTGGAGATGTTTGGGGGTTGTGGagtgggtttgggggtgcagggtgggtttgggggtgtgTGGGACGGGTTTGGGGATGTTTGGGGGTTGTGGAgcgggtttgggggtgcagggtgggtttgggggtgtgtggggcgggtttggagatgtttggggggttgggggtgggtttgggggcgTGTGGGACGGGTTTGGGGATGTTTGGGGGTTGTGGAgcgggtttgggggtgcagggagggtttgggggtgcaTGGAGCAGGTTTGGGGGTTGTGGGGCTGGTTTGAGAGCGCTGGGCATAtttggggggctgtggggtgagtTTGGGAACGTTTTGGGGGACAtgaggtgggtttgggggttcATGGGACAGGTTTGAGGgcatggggggggtggggtgggtttgggggggtgtGGAGAGGGCGTGAGGTGGGTTTGGGAGCCCAGGGTGGGTTTGGGGATGTTTGAGGGTTGTGGAgcaggtttgggggtgcagggtgggttttgggggtgcaTGGGCCGGTTTTGGGGGCacggggggggtttggggggtgcagggtgggtttGGGAGTGCGtggggcaggtttgggggggtgtggggcgAGTTTGTGGATGTGTTGGGGGACGTGGGGTGGATTTGGGGGTGCCTGGCATGGGTTTGGGGGCatgagggggtttggggggcacaggaggggtttgggggcaGAGAGTGGCTTTGGGAGTGTGtggggcaggtttgggggggCGTGGGGTGGTTTTGGGAGCACTGGGCAGATTTGAGGGGGTGTGGGGCGAGTTTGGGGACATTTTTGGGGGCatggggtgggtttgggggtgcaAGGTGGGTTTGGGATGGTTTTGGGGACGTTTGGGGGTTGTGGAGCGtgtttgggggtgcagggtgggttGGGCGTGCGTGGGGCAGGTTTGGGGACTttggggggtgcagggtgggtttGGGGATACGTGGGGTGGCTTTGAGGATAttggggggggggcatggggtgGGTTTGGAAGCCCAGGCTGTATTTGAGGATGTTTGGGGGTGCACGGGGCAGTTTTGGGGGTACAGGGTGGCCTCACCCCACCTttgccgtgtccccccccccacccttgcCCCCCCCCAAGGTGGACATCTGGTCCCTGGGCGTGATGGTCATCGAGATGGTGGACGGGGAACCCCCCTACTTCAACGAGCCGCCGctgaaggccatgaagatgatccgCGACAATCTGCCCCCCAAACTTAAAAACGTGCACAAGGTAAaaacccgggggggggggtgtgtgtgaaaaTTTCAGGGGGCCCCTGGGCTGTGGCTGAgggtgtgtcccccccacacacacactttgctcCCTCCCTGCAGGTCTCCCCCTCCCTCAAAGGCTTCCTGGACCGCATGCTGGTGCGGGACCCCGGTGCAGCGAGCCACCGCGGCCGAGCTGCTGCAACACCCCTTTCTGGGTAAAGCGGGGCCCCCCTCCTGCATCGTCCCCCTCATGCGCCAGAACCGCCTGCGGTGAGGAGCTGCGACCCCCCCACTTCGCCTCTCAACTGGAGCTGGGACTGTGCCACTACTGTCGGGGTGCTGACGGGGCTCCCCCcgcctcacccccccccccaccaccaaaacccccccaaacccccacaccGTACTACTGAGCCGGGGACGCCGAGGCGGTgacgtggtttttttttttttgggggggggggggtgggggtgtttgtCCCCCCTCGCCGCTTCCCAACAGAGATctgcggctgggggggggggcagaaccGGTGTCGCCCCCACCCCGGGGAGCCTTTTGGGGcatttcccccttttctttttcttttaaatctgtttttttttcatccccCGGGGTCGGGTCACGGagggggggacgacacacacaGACGTGTCCCCAACACTACGGCCCCGTGGCCACACTACTGATCGGggtccttcccacccccccccccaccccgccacccCTTCCAACCacgtttttgttctttttgttttttttttttttccgctttcccccccccctcccattttgttttttaacaaagctATTTATATTGTCGTTTTGTAACGCTGCGGTATggggggggccccggggccgGCACGGGACCCCCGGAGATTACACGTGTCCTTTTGGAGCTGTGTCccatgtgggttttttggggggcgGGGGTAGGGAGGGCTTGGGGGGACCCCTCGACTGCCCAAAGATCCCTGGGGggggctgctgcttccctcccaccccccagtaAAGCACCCGTGAGGCAGGAACTGCTGCGGCCTCCAGGCTTTATTGGCTGCGCTGGGGGGGTGTgcgaggctggggggggggcgcgaACGGGGGGCGGCACGGCCACATCAACACGGGTCAGCCCACATCTGTCACTCTCGACCCCTGCAGACTCACGGTGACTTGTCTTGGCCCACGTTGACTCGTCTTGGCTGAAGTTGTCTTGTGTTTGACCACATTGACTCATATTGGCTAATGTTGACTTGTCTTTGGCCCACATTGACTCGCGTTGACTCACGTTGACTTGTATTGGCCCACGTTGACGTGCATTGGCCCATGTTGACTCACATTGACTTGTCTCAGCCCGCGTTGACTCGTGTTGGCCCACGTTGACTCAAGTTGACTTGTCTTGGCCCGTGTTGACACGCATTGGCCAACGTTGACTCACATTGACTTGCCTCAGCCCACGTTGACTTGCATTGGCCCACGTTGACTCAAGTTGACTTGTCTTGGCCTGTGTTGACTTGTGTTGGCCCACGTTGACTTGTCTTGGCCCATGTTGATGCGTGTAGGCCCATGTTGACCTAAGTTGACTTGTCTTGGCCCGTGTTGACTCGCATTGGCCGACATTGACTCAGGTTGACTTGTCTTGGCCCATGTTGACTCGCATTAGCCCCCGTTGACTTGTGCTGACTCCTGTTGACTGCCGATGACCCGCGCCACCCCACGCCGCCTTGCGCcaccccgcgccgcccgcctcaCTTGCACTTGCAGTAGTAGCCCCTGATGGCGTTGTTCCAGTCGCCGAAGAGCCCCCGCCGCACCTCCTGCAGCCGCGGCACCGCGCCGGCCGCGAAAGTCCGGCTCTTGCCCTTCTTGCCAGCCCGAGACCAGACGGTCAGGTCGCAGCGGGTGCCCACCACCAGCGAGGAGACGCGGGCGGCCCACTCGTGGGGCATGTAGGGGACGTCGGCCCCGGGTTCCACCACCAGCACGGCCCCGCGCAGCACTGGTCGTAGTAGGGGCTGTTGTCGGCGTAGAGTTGGGCGCAGATGCGGGTGCCGTTGGCCGTCCGTAGGTCGGAGGGGGCCGGGCACTGCGCCTCGACCCCCGCcagcaccgccgccgccgccagcaccaCCGCTACCAGTGCCGCCATCGTCGCGCCCGCCACCCCCCGGCGCCACCCGGATATATCCGAGCTCCAAGGACAGGGGGAGGAGccagggcgggcgggggggggcaccgACGGGGACAGGGCCGCCCCCCTGCCTTGGGAAGGGACCCAGGTGTCGTGGTCCCCCCTTCCCCCAGGatctcctcaccccaccccccctgGGAAGGGACCCACATGCCCAGGCCCCCCCCGGCATGTCCCCCACCCCCCTGGGAAGGGACCCAGGTGTCATGGCCTCCCCCCTCCCGatctccccccccacacacacacccctgggAAGGGACCCAGGTGTCACCCCCCCCATGGCCTCGGCCgtggccttggggaaactgaggcacaaagcggcgggggggggggggggggggggggcaaggtcaGGCTGGGGCCCCAGGTGTCCTGTATGCAAATGAGGGAGGATATTTAGTGAGGGGGGATAATTAGCAGAGGCTGGGGGGTGATGGGGGAGCGCAAGCTCCGCCCCTGATTTGCATATTAATGACCCAAGCCTACGCCCTTGTCATGGCGCCGGCGGTCTCCCGGCAactgcatccccccccccccccccccccccgtatcCCAGCAACGGTATCCTGGCAACCGCGGGGGGGTAATTAGCCCGTCCTTCATTAGCATAGCCCCGCCCCCTCAACCAGTGGCCACGGCGCCCACCTCGTTAGCCCGCTCATTAGGGTACTAATGAGCTCATTTGCATGCAGGGACCTGCCTGCTTTTGGGGGGGTTCTCGAGGGGCTCGTATGGGGCTCCctggacacccccccccgcccccaagaCTGAGCGGGACGCCCCCccgtttcccccccccctccccgggcagaggggacccccccccaggcagaggggaccccccccagcagaggggaccccccgcccccccccacagACAGAGCAGCTCCCCCTCTTCACACACAAAAGGTTTAAtcgccccgggcggggggggcacaggtttttaatgtaaaaacttGTGTTAAACACTGcagcgggccgggggggggccccgggggggcANNNNNNNNNNNNNNNNNNNNNNNNNNNNNNNNNNNNNNNNNNNNNNNNNNNNNNNNNNNNNNNNNNNNNNNNNNNNNNNNNNNNNNNNNNNNNNNNNNNNNNNNNNNNNNNNNNNNNNNNNNNNNNNNNNNNNNNNNNNNNNNNNNNNNNNNNNNNNNNNNNNNNNNNNNNNNNNNNNNNNNNNNNNNNNNNNNNNNNNNtgaaggaaggggaaggaaggcgggcgaggaagaagaggaaggaaggggaaggaaggcgggcgaggaagaagaggaaggaaggggaaggaaggcgggcgaggaagaagagaaggaaggaaggcaggcgaggaagaagaggaaggaaggaaggcgggcgagggaggaagaggaaggaaggaaggcgggcgaggaggaagaggaaggaaggaaggccaggaagaggaggaagaggaagaaaggagggcgaggaggaggaaggaaggacgaGGAAGTaaggaaggcaggaggctgaggaggggagccccagggcaggggcccacccccccccccgacactcccctccagcagcacccagcggCCCAGGAGAGCCGGTTGCCCCGATGGCCCCCAcaaccccccagcccctcccttcccccccccggtTCCTGGGGGGGGGTCCCAGAGGGACCCGGGGtgggtggggcgggggggtccccaACCTTGGCATTGAGCATGTCGATGCAGAAGTGGCAGAGGGCGGCCTTGAAGAAATACTCCTTGGCGCTGTACTTGAGGAGGGGGCTGTCCATGGCGCTGGTGCCCACCTGGGGGGGCAAAGGGGGGGGGTCGGAGCCTTTTCCAGAATATTCCGAGCCAAATCCTCGCCCACGGGTGGGAGCTGCCTCCCCCGGCGAGCATTTGGCTACGGGCCGCAGCGAGCGGGCTACCGACCTGTTCGTAGATCTCCACGGCTTTCTGGTACTGCTCCAGCTGCGCGGCGTACGTGGCTACCTTCAGCAGACACTTGTTAGCCGAGCTGCGGGCAACggagaggatggagggggagAAAGATGCGGGAGCCACTCGGCCAGGAGCCGGCACCGCGCCGCTGCCACTCGGggctcccccccacacccccccgacGCAGAAAAGGCGGCCGGGCCACAGCGAAAACACCCCAACACCGCTCGGTTTGGAAAACCAGAAATTTGGCCACCAGCTCTTTTCTCAGCTGGCCCACAGCACCAGGAGCTCACGGTGGAGAAGCAAAATATGGCCACCAGCTCTTTTCTCAGCTGGCCACAGCACCAGGAGCTCATGGCGGAGAAGCGAAATTTGGCCACCAGCTCTTTCCTCAGCTGGCCCACAGCACCAGGAGCCACAGCAGGGAAGCAAAATTTGGCCACCAGCTCTTTCCTCAGCTGGCCCACAGCACCAGGAGCCACAGCAGGGAAGCAAAATTTGGCCACCAGCTCTTTCCTCAGCTGGCCCACAGCACCAGGAGccacagcagagaagcaaaattTGGCCACCAGCTCTTTCCTCAGCTGGCCCACGGCACCAGGAGCCACAGCAGAAGTGAAATCTGGCCACCAGCTCTATCCTCAGCTGGCCCACGGCACCTGTTGTCCAAAGTACCTGTTGGATTCTTCCCCCTTGTAGTAGTCCGCGGCCTGCTCGTAGTGGGCTATGGCCTAGAGGGAGGAGGCAAACGCAGTCAGGCAGCCACGCGCCGTGAGAAAAACATAcaaatttttctctaaaaataccaaaaaaaagggTTACAGGGTGAAGCCCGGCCAGCCCGCCCACGCTTCCATCTGCTGCGGCCGGCTCCCAGCCCAGGGTGGCAAGTGGCCGGCAGCTCCCCGCCGAGACAAGGTCAAGCACGGCACAAAggcccagctttttttttttttttttttttttaataattttatctttttggGGCTGTTTTTGAAGGGGGGGCGGCTCATCTCCCGGCTGCCCGTGGGCGCCTTTCACACCCGTCTCCTGCCAACAAGCCCGGGGACCCGCTGGGCAGCTAAATTTGAACAAACGCCATCGCTGCCACCGGGGACTCGCAAATCTGGGCGGGGGGGCTCGCAAATTTGGCCTGAGGGCaaatccgccccccccccccctcttaaTTTAACCCCCAGAGCCACCAAGCAGGGGAGGAGCGCGGAGAACGGCCCTAAATTCACCCCGGGAAATCGCAGCCTCGATTAGATCCGCTcgttttctctttaaaactggtttattccccaggaaaaaaaaaaaaaaaaaaaaattaaataaaattttgcctGTTGAGGCAAAATCTGGAGCGGCAGGGGGAGGAAGAGCGGGGGGAGGAAGAGCGGGGGCGGAGGCGGCCCCGCGGGCACCTGAGCCTCGGGGAGCTCCGCTCGCTCCCCCGGCAGCGGCGATTTTGTCTCAGATGGCTCCAATCAAACTGTTCTTGCGCTTCCCCGACGCCCACGCAAGCCctgagctttgcttttttttttttttttaatttttttttttttttttttttagcagcgGCGCCGCCATTCCGAGCGTCTCCGCGCGCTGACGCGCCCC
This genomic window contains:
- the PAK4 gene encoding serine/threonine-protein kinase PAK 4, with translation MFSKKKKRIEISAPSNFEHRVHTGYDQQEQKFTGLPRQWQGIIEESAKRPKPLVDPVCITTIQHGSQKTIVRGSKAAKDGSLTWLLDEFENMSVSRSNSLRRDSPPFPPRRDHLYQENGLSEGPAAVRPHDEAGRSKEKNRHGARSELEPGKEKPREREDQRAHHQQHQHHQHHRGQDSGPKPALPSGGRLPPPEYPKPAPPSSGRPPPPEYPKPAPPSGGRPPPPEYPKPVAERDGWREYPADRDYSEPADHVVRRERPESSDKRPKSTYAAETSLQSPRDKRPLSGPNIRTPNIPVSEGVMKTAQQTGRPFNTYPRAETDPGRGAGSQAEHRPGRPQEVASNGPVSGGSGGAGSSRTHPTGPLRSKNPEPPHPGLTPHASDPHLARQPPPGPPAPPAGPQQPRSPQREPQRVSHEQFRAALQMVVDPGDPRTYLDNFIKIGEGSTGIVCIATVKSTGKLVAVKKMDLRKQQRRELLFNEVVIMRDYQHENVVEMYNSYLVGDELWVVMEFLEGGALTDIVTHTRMNEEQIAAVCLAVLKALSVLHAQGVIHRDIKSDSILLTHDGRVKLSDFGFCAQVNKEVPRRKSLVGTPYWMAPELISRLPYGPEVDIWSLGVMVIEMVDGEPPYFNEPPLKAMKMIRDNLPPKLKNVHKVSPSLKGFLDRMLVRDPGAASHRGRAAATPLSG
- the SYCN gene encoding LOW QUALITY PROTEIN: syncollin (The sequence of the model RefSeq protein was modified relative to this genomic sequence to represent the inferred CDS: inserted 1 base in 1 codon) yields the protein MAALVAVVLAAAAVLAGVEAQCPAPSDLRTANGTRICAQLYADNSPYYDQCCXGAVLVVEPGADVPYMPHEWAARVSSLVVGTRCDLTVWSRAGKKGKSRTFAAGAVPRLQEVRRGLFGDWNNAIRGYYCKCK
- the NAPA gene encoding alpha-soluble NSF attachment protein — its product is MDQAGKEKEALQLLAEADKKVRGSQSFFAGLFGGSSRIEEACDIYARAANMFKMAKNWSAAGNAFCQAAQLHLQLQSKHDAATNFVDAGNAFKKADPQEAINCLIRAIEIYTDMGRFTIAAKHHISIAEIYEAELVDIEKAIAHYEQAADYYKGEESNSSANKCLLKVATYAAQLEQYQKAVEIYEQVGTSAMDSPLLKYSAKEYFFKAALCHFCIDMLNAKVGDPPAPPTPGPSGTPPQEPGGGREGLGGCGGHRGNRLSWAAGCCWRGVSGGGVGPCPGAPLLSLLPSLLPRPSFLLLALLSSSSSSSWPSFLPLPPRPPSFLPLPPSPAFLPSSSSSPAFLPSLLPRPPSFPFLPLLPRPPSFPFLPLLPRPPSFPF